From the Acidobacteriota bacterium genome, one window contains:
- a CDS encoding diacylglycerol kinase family lipid kinase, whose protein sequence is MIESLTTEYHRPDAAAASAVSRPAAAGTRLLIYNPTAGNRIRMNQLSAICRLFANRGWPVIPHPTRGPRTAADVVREYSADIDGVIVLGGDGTLNEVLPAVVGTPLFVAIMPGGTANALAHELQLPLRLDRAVNCLTGGCLRTVNVGRANDRPFLAMAGAGFDARIVECVSSRLKGRLGRLAYVLETVRQLRRYAFAPIRFSTDAGEWDAPFGVVSNSRCYGGGYIMAPHASLDEPTLDLCLFCSRGFRSYLRYFYHLGRGTHTALPDVIYRKVRRVRLTAAGPVPLQLDGEAAGPLPAEIDCLPNALRLVFPAPPDMNI, encoded by the coding sequence ATGATCGAGTCCCTGACCACCGAATACCACCGACCTGATGCGGCCGCCGCGTCCGCCGTGTCCCGGCCCGCCGCCGCCGGCACCCGTCTGCTCATCTACAACCCCACCGCCGGAAACCGCATCCGCATGAACCAGCTGTCGGCAATCTGCCGGCTCTTTGCCAACCGGGGCTGGCCGGTCATTCCACACCCCACCCGCGGTCCGCGCACGGCGGCCGATGTGGTCCGGGAATACAGCGCGGACATAGACGGAGTCATCGTCCTCGGAGGGGACGGCACCCTCAACGAGGTCTTGCCGGCGGTGGTGGGCACCCCGCTCTTTGTGGCCATCATGCCCGGCGGCACGGCCAACGCGCTGGCGCACGAGCTGCAACTGCCCCTCCGGCTCGACCGGGCGGTGAATTGTCTGACGGGTGGTTGCCTCCGCACGGTCAACGTCGGGCGCGCCAACGACCGCCCTTTCCTGGCCATGGCTGGCGCCGGTTTCGATGCTCGGATTGTTGAATGTGTTTCCTCCCGCCTCAAGGGCCGGCTGGGCCGGCTGGCCTATGTCCTGGAGACGGTTCGACAGCTGCGCCGTTACGCGTTCGCGCCGATCCGCTTCAGCACGGACGCAGGGGAGTGGGATGCACCGTTCGGCGTGGTGTCCAACAGCCGCTGTTACGGCGGCGGCTACATCATGGCGCCCCACGCCTCACTGGATGAGCCGACTCTCGACCTCTGCCTGTTCTGCTCCCGAGGCTTCCGTTCCTACCTGCGCTACTTCTACCACCTGGGGCGAGGCACCCACACCGCCTTGCCGGACGTGATCTATCGCAAAGTCCGTCGGGTCCGGCTCACCGCGGCCGGTCCCGTTCCGCTCCAGCTCGACGGTGAGGCGGCGGGTCCCTTGCCGGCGGAAATCGATTGCCTGCCCAACGCCCTCCGCCTGGTCTTTCCCGCCCCGCCCGATATGAATATTTAA
- a CDS encoding type II toxin-antitoxin system VapB family antitoxin, producing MRATVSIDETLLQELLAVCQGDDYSEAIKKALKEYVTWKKWEKILTFGHRVEWDFDVLPRLDRFNLRKYGALCKRTFSKKTK from the coding sequence ATGCGCGCCACCGTGAGTATCGATGAAACCCTTCTGCAGGAGTTGCTGGCGGTCTGCCAGGGGGACGACTATTCCGAAGCCATCAAGAAGGCCCTCAAGGAATATGTCACCTGGAAAAAGTGGGAGAAGATTTTGACATTCGGCCATCGGGTCGAATGGGACTTCGACGTCCTGCCACGGTTGGACCGTTTCAATTTGCGGAAGTACGGCGCGCTCTGCAAACGCACGTTCAGCAAGAAAACCAAATAG